Proteins co-encoded in one Gracilimonas sp. genomic window:
- a CDS encoding ParA family protein, translating into MKTIALTNQKGGVGKTTTTINLGAGLAKLGKKVLLIDLDPQANLTYSLRTHSHRLEKTIYHALRGGANVDDIIIEHNGFDFIPSSLELSGAELELASEPARESLLKDVMKQLEEDYDYDYVLIDCPPNLGLLTLNAFTAVKDIFIVLQSEYLALHGLSKLLDLVKVVQQRLNNQLEVGGIICTLYDSRKNLNKEVVGHIKDYFGPKVFKTIIRDNVALAEAPSHHKTIFEYDGNSAGAQDYFALAKEIKNGQ; encoded by the coding sequence ATGAAAACAATCGCATTAACAAATCAGAAGGGCGGAGTTGGTAAAACAACCACAACGATTAATCTTGGGGCAGGACTCGCAAAACTTGGCAAAAAAGTACTTCTCATAGATCTCGACCCTCAGGCAAATTTAACCTATTCCTTAAGAACCCATTCACACCGGCTCGAAAAAACCATATACCATGCTTTACGTGGGGGGGCCAATGTTGACGATATCATCATTGAGCATAATGGCTTTGATTTCATCCCATCATCTCTTGAGCTTTCCGGTGCAGAGCTGGAATTAGCCAGTGAACCGGCCAGGGAAAGTTTACTTAAGGATGTGATGAAACAGCTTGAGGAAGATTATGATTACGACTATGTATTGATTGACTGCCCGCCAAACTTAGGGTTGCTTACCCTGAATGCTTTTACCGCAGTTAAAGATATTTTTATTGTGCTACAGTCAGAATATCTGGCATTGCACGGCTTATCCAAGTTGCTAGATTTGGTGAAAGTGGTTCAGCAGAGATTGAACAATCAGCTTGAGGTAGGGGGTATAATCTGCACCCTGTATGATAGTCGAAAGAACCTGAATAAAGAGGTTGTTGGACACATTAAGGACTATTTTGGTCCAAAAGTGTTTAAGACTATCATCCGTGACAATGTGGCCCTGGCAGAGGCGCCAAGTCACCACAAAACGATATTTGAATACGATGGTAACAGTGCAGGGGCACAAGATTACTTTGCATTAGCCAAAGAAATAAAAAACGGCCAATAA
- a CDS encoding hotdog domain-containing protein → MRFFSRKLIKPQDLNAHGTLFGGSVLSWVDEEAAIYVLCQLGKSNIVTKYMSEINFVNSAKLGEVIEIGMETVKFGRTSITVKCVVRNKFSKETIISIDKIVFVHLDEFGKPSPHHIEEPVNE, encoded by the coding sequence ATGAGATTTTTTAGCCGAAAGTTGATCAAGCCCCAGGACCTGAACGCACATGGAACCCTTTTTGGAGGTTCTGTTTTAAGTTGGGTTGATGAAGAAGCCGCCATATATGTACTGTGCCAGCTGGGTAAAAGTAACATTGTGACCAAATATATGTCTGAAATCAACTTTGTCAATTCCGCAAAGTTGGGCGAAGTTATTGAGATTGGCATGGAAACTGTTAAATTCGGACGTACTTCCATTACCGTTAAGTGTGTGGTACGAAATAAATTCAGCAAAGAAACCATTATCAGCATTGATAAAATTGTATTTGTTCATCTTGATGAATTTGGGAAACCATCGCCCCATCATATCGAAGAACCTGTTAACGAATAA
- a CDS encoding taurine dioxygenase, producing the protein MSSNNKLVDFSGLSDMLYGEEKYIKEFAEAAISSFSEFSENYKKFLLARDETNFRKAGHKIKPVTQMLGLEQILEEYEHAKTLIWDEKPQNELETSADKVQHICSEVIKELEEET; encoded by the coding sequence TTGAGTAGCAATAATAAATTAGTTGATTTTTCGGGCCTGTCTGATATGCTCTATGGAGAGGAAAAGTATATCAAGGAATTTGCAGAAGCCGCCATTTCTTCCTTCAGCGAGTTCTCAGAGAACTATAAAAAGTTTTTACTGGCACGGGATGAAACTAATTTTAGAAAAGCGGGACACAAAATTAAGCCGGTAACTCAAATGCTTGGTCTCGAACAAATACTTGAGGAATATGAGCATGCAAAAACACTCATCTGGGATGAAAAACCCCAGAACGAATTAGAAACTTCAGCTGATAAAGTTCAGCACATCTGCTCGGAAGTCATTAAAGAATTAGAAGAAGAAACTTAG
- the galE gene encoding UDP-glucose 4-epimerase GalE: protein MNVLVTGGAGYIGSHTVLELLNEGHQVIVVDNLSNSSEEALKRVKDITGKQLTFYKEDLLNKNALDKIFSDHEIDSVIHFAGYKAVGESVEKPLMYYDNNITSTLYLCELMNKHGVKNIVFSSSATVYGDPHEVPITEDFPLSATNPYGRTKLFIEYILKDLHLADESWNIALLRYFNPVGAHKSGLIGEDPNDIPNNLMPFVSQVAVGKLEQLSVFGDDYPTPDGTGVRDYIHVVDLAIGHLKALEKLTSDPGLVIYNLGTGKGTSVLEMVKAFEKASGKEVPYKITPRRPGDIAACYADPSKAEDELGWTAERGIEEMCRDAWKWQSENPNGYK, encoded by the coding sequence ATGAATGTATTGGTAACAGGGGGAGCCGGCTATATTGGAAGTCATACGGTTCTGGAATTGTTAAATGAGGGACACCAGGTCATCGTGGTTGACAATCTTTCAAACAGCAGCGAAGAAGCGCTTAAAAGAGTTAAAGACATTACAGGGAAACAACTCACGTTCTATAAAGAAGATCTTCTAAACAAAAACGCTCTGGATAAGATTTTCTCGGACCATGAGATAGACTCAGTGATTCACTTTGCAGGATATAAAGCTGTTGGTGAATCTGTAGAGAAGCCGCTGATGTATTATGACAATAACATTACCAGCACTCTCTATTTGTGCGAATTGATGAATAAGCATGGGGTCAAAAACATTGTTTTCTCTTCTTCTGCTACGGTTTACGGGGATCCACATGAAGTCCCTATTACTGAAGACTTCCCCCTTTCGGCAACCAACCCCTATGGGCGTACCAAATTATTTATTGAATACATTCTCAAAGACCTTCACCTTGCTGATGAGTCATGGAACATTGCTCTGCTTCGTTATTTTAACCCGGTAGGAGCGCACAAAAGCGGTTTAATCGGTGAAGACCCCAATGATATTCCCAACAACCTGATGCCTTTTGTGTCTCAGGTTGCGGTAGGCAAATTAGAGCAGCTTTCTGTTTTCGGTGATGATTACCCTACTCCGGACGGAACGGGTGTTCGGGATTACATCCACGTAGTAGATTTAGCCATCGGTCATTTAAAAGCCCTGGAAAAACTGACTTCTGATCCCGGCCTGGTTATTTATAACCTGGGCACCGGGAAAGGAACCAGTGTTTTAGAAATGGTAAAAGCCTTTGAAAAAGCATCCGGCAAGGAAGTTCCCTATAAAATCACCCCACGCCGGCCCGGCGATATCGCTGCTTGCTATGCTGATCCTTCCAAAGCCGAAGATGAACTTGGCTGGACAGCTGAACGAGGAATTGAAGAAATGTGCAGAGATGCCTGGAAATGGCAATCAGAGAATCCTAACGGCTACAAATAA
- a CDS encoding GIY-YIG nuclease family protein, whose amino-acid sequence MFYVYAISSVDRNYIYVGLTDNLNRRVSQHQKGYEKTTKPYAPFRLIHSEVFDTREEARKREKYLKSGSGKEFLRSVRDNL is encoded by the coding sequence ATGTTTTACGTTTACGCCATATCAAGTGTTGATCGGAATTATATCTATGTCGGCTTAACAGATAATCTAAACCGGAGAGTTAGCCAACATCAAAAGGGGTACGAGAAAACTACCAAGCCCTATGCACCATTTCGACTTATTCACTCCGAAGTTTTTGATACCAGAGAAGAAGCGCGAAAAAGGGAAAAGTATTTAAAATCCGGTTCCGGGAAAGAATTTCTGCGGTCAGTAAGAGATAACCTTTAG
- a CDS encoding cold-shock protein: MSEKQKGTVKWFHNTKGYGFISTETGEDAFVHYSEIQADGFKKLRRGEEVEFVLDEGDKGLHAKEVVSLTPVEDQVE; the protein is encoded by the coding sequence ATGTCAGAAAAACAAAAGGGTACGGTAAAGTGGTTCCACAATACCAAAGGTTATGGGTTCATAAGTACGGAAACGGGGGAAGATGCCTTTGTTCACTATTCAGAAATTCAAGCTGATGGGTTTAAGAAATTACGCCGTGGTGAAGAAGTGGAATTTGTTTTAGATGAAGGCGATAAAGGATTGCACGCCAAAGAAGTAGTATCCTTAACTCCTGTTGAAGATCAGGTGGAATAA